The following coding sequences lie in one Bacteroidota bacterium genomic window:
- a CDS encoding FAD-dependent oxidoreductase, protein MQYDKYDILVAGAGIAGISAAVAAGRLGASVLLVEHYPFPGGMSSAGMVSPFMKSVTGGKNLVRGIYLEIEDRMRHIGGMIDNGFYSWAFRAVANNMLSDAGVHLAYNSDVTEVFRHNDRITGIKLLSPTGYRIVEADQFIDTTGDAQLVALGGFPWLKGDEQTGKLQALTLFFRMGGIDVQRTAEYSARHPEDFLPWMDFNFDFSRIVSIAGYKGLIRKAKDEGRFPADVDYVFFTTLPSSGEGSFNTTNILGIDPTTSFTLTQAEQEGHRQVAQIVDFLNSDVPGFEQAYLIDTAVQVGVRETRRAQAQYMVTGHDVLSGAKFDDAVARACYGIDIHGQKGEESRMDELQEGDYYEVPLRSLRVAESENLFVAGRCIGATREGHAALRIQPTASATGEACGVAAALAVRYKKPADQVPYLLIREHLAHNLE, encoded by the coding sequence ATGCAATACGACAAATATGATATTCTCGTTGCCGGTGCCGGCATAGCCGGCATTTCGGCCGCTGTGGCTGCCGGAAGGCTGGGAGCCTCGGTGCTTCTGGTTGAGCATTATCCCTTTCCGGGTGGCATGTCGTCGGCCGGCATGGTCTCGCCCTTTATGAAATCGGTCACCGGCGGCAAAAATCTGGTCCGGGGCATCTACCTCGAAATAGAAGACCGCATGCGCCACATTGGCGGAATGATTGATAATGGCTTCTATTCCTGGGCTTTCCGCGCCGTGGCCAACAATATGCTCAGCGATGCCGGGGTGCATCTGGCCTACAATTCCGACGTGACGGAAGTGTTTCGCCACAATGACAGAATTACCGGCATAAAACTGCTGAGCCCCACCGGCTATCGCATTGTGGAAGCAGATCAGTTTATCGACACCACCGGCGATGCCCAGCTTGTAGCCCTGGGTGGATTTCCCTGGCTCAAAGGCGATGAGCAAACCGGAAAGCTGCAGGCACTGACCCTCTTTTTCCGCATGGGAGGCATTGATGTGCAGCGCACAGCCGAATACAGCGCCCGTCATCCGGAAGATTTTCTGCCCTGGATGGATTTCAACTTCGACTTTTCACGCATTGTGAGCATTGCCGGTTACAAGGGGCTGATCAGGAAAGCCAAAGACGAAGGTCGTTTCCCCGCCGATGTGGACTATGTGTTCTTTACCACTTTGCCATCCTCGGGCGAAGGCTCCTTCAACACCACAAACATCCTGGGCATCGATCCCACAACCAGCTTCACCCTCACGCAGGCCGAACAGGAAGGTCACCGGCAGGTGGCACAGATTGTCGATTTTCTGAACAGCGACGTGCCCGGCTTCGAGCAGGCCTACCTGATTGATACGGCTGTGCAGGTTGGGGTGCGCGAAACGCGCCGCGCACAGGCCCAATATATGGTCACCGGGCACGATGTGCTCTCGGGGGCAAAGTTTGATGATGCCGTGGCCAGAGCCTGCTATGGTATTGATATTCACGGACAAAAAGGCGAAGAAAGCCGCATGGACGAATTGCAGGAAGGCGATTATTACGAAGTGCCCCTGCGCTCGCTCAGGGTAGCGGAGTCAGAAAATCTTTTCGTTGCAGGCCGGTGTATTGGGGCCACGCGCGAAGGTCATGCTGCCTTGCGCATCCAACCCACCGCCTCGGCCACGGGCGAAGCCTGTGGCGTGGCAGCCGCCCTGGCTGTGCGATATAAAAAACCCGCCGACCAGGTGCCCTACCTCCTCATCCGCGAACATCTGGCCCACAACCTCGAATAA
- a CDS encoding N-acetylmannosamine-6-phosphate 2-epimerase, giving the protein MQSKRKATQIFEELKGGLIVSCQAEGESPFNNPADVAKFAVAAMMGGAVGIRTEGVAKAAAIRSLVPLPLIGLVKSYFDNGMVRITGSESEVEALIAAGCDMVAIDGTFRGRQGMTGPQFISHIVQKYDILVMADIATPAEAEACASAGAHCLSTTLSGYTPETLHFDHGQPDWDLLNRLVKQFGQHLPVIAEGRFNTPALAAQAIKQGAWAVVVGTAITRPQTITKWFSDAIRQI; this is encoded by the coding sequence ATGCAATCAAAGCGCAAAGCGACACAAATTTTCGAAGAGCTGAAGGGCGGCCTGATTGTTTCGTGCCAGGCCGAGGGCGAATCGCCATTCAACAACCCTGCCGATGTGGCCAAGTTTGCTGTTGCGGCCATGATGGGCGGGGCTGTGGGTATTCGCACCGAAGGTGTGGCCAAAGCTGCCGCCATCCGCAGCCTGGTACCTTTGCCCCTGATCGGCCTGGTGAAATCGTACTTCGACAATGGCATGGTGCGCATCACCGGCAGCGAATCGGAGGTGGAGGCCCTCATTGCCGCAGGATGCGACATGGTGGCTATTGATGGCACGTTTCGCGGGCGCCAGGGCATGACCGGCCCTCAGTTTATCAGCCATATCGTGCAGAAATACGACATACTGGTGATGGCCGACATTGCCACCCCGGCCGAAGCCGAGGCTTGCGCCTCTGCTGGTGCCCACTGTCTTTCAACTACCCTGAGCGGCTACACCCCCGAAACGCTTCACTTCGACCACGGGCAACCCGACTGGGACTTGCTTAACCGGCTGGTGAAACAGTTCGGACAGCATTTGCCAGTGATTGCCGAAGGGCGTTTCAATACGCCCGCGCTCGCGGCTCAGGCCATCAAACAAGGCGCATGGGCAGTGGTGGTGGGCACCGCCATCACACGTCCGCAAACAATAACCAAATGGTTTAGCGATGCAATACGACAAATATGA
- a CDS encoding FAD-dependent oxidoreductase: MDKHFDVIVWGSSPRGIERAIALKNSGKKVLLAARFGFPGGKHTESLAAFFGKSLKGEDSLDQRLVSRAAAMPFGVLNQNPSGILLHPESIKRICWEWITKAELPVLFHVLPAGLVKNEQGNVLRLFGREGFFELTAGAIEDHADNIPLSGIHADAHYNMYIHAIFNDPLPLSLPGFNLVRNVETPIGRFVSISLRKVAGRAIDDTFNRELNRLSTEGWSKYRSRIRMIPVYPEIIPVQQ; this comes from the coding sequence ATGGACAAACATTTCGACGTGATCGTTTGGGGCAGCAGCCCGCGGGGTATCGAACGTGCCATTGCCCTCAAAAACAGCGGAAAAAAAGTACTGCTTGCTGCCCGTTTCGGCTTTCCGGGCGGTAAGCACACCGAATCGCTGGCAGCCTTTTTCGGCAAATCTCTCAAGGGTGAAGACAGCCTCGATCAGCGGCTTGTGAGCCGTGCAGCTGCCATGCCATTTGGCGTGCTCAACCAAAATCCCTCGGGCATACTGCTACATCCCGAATCTATTAAACGCATATGCTGGGAGTGGATCACAAAGGCCGAACTTCCGGTGCTGTTTCATGTGCTGCCTGCCGGACTGGTGAAAAATGAGCAAGGCAATGTGCTCAGGCTTTTCGGGCGCGAGGGTTTTTTCGAACTCACTGCCGGTGCCATTGAAGACCATGCCGATAATATTCCGTTGAGCGGCATTCATGCGGATGCACATTACAACATGTACATCCACGCCATTTTCAACGATCCTCTGCCGCTGAGCTTACCCGGCTTTAACCTGGTGCGCAATGTGGAAACCCCTATTGGCCGGTTTGTGAGCATCTCCTTGCGCAAGGTGGCGGGAAGGGCCATCGACGATACCTTTAACCGCGAACTCAACCGCCTCTCGACGGAGGGCTGGAGCAAATACCGTTCCCGAATCAGGATGATACCTGTTTATCCCGAAATAATCCCTGTGCAACAATAA
- a CDS encoding hydantoinase codes for MRKIKIGIDVGGTFTHAVAVDVQSFSVIGKACVPTTHDARQGVAEGVVASMKKLIEKTGILPEEIVLIAHSTTQATNALLEGDVAPVGVLAFGKGLEGRLARRQALLDDIELAPGKILPVSFSFFDTNSDVSERQVEVAIQKMQAEGAKVFVASEAFGPDDNHHEKMVLEVAARLGVMATAACDLSQLYGMRVRTRTAIVNASMMPKMIETANMTEQAVRESGISAPLMVMRSDGGIMDVNEMRKRPILTMLSGPAAGVAAALMYARISDGIFVEVGGTSSDISVIKNGMPQVKTAQIGNNRLSVKTIDVRTIGVAGGSVPRLHKNKVHDVGPRSAHIANLSYSAYATNDDFTDIELETICPKKGDPSDYLKIKRSDGSYTITPTAASYYLGLVKAVGHGEANLKAVKSAVENVAKHMDSDPVELAESILDITSRKVEKVVKGLIREYKLDPDFVVIYGGGGGASAIVPHAAKHMKMKHEIAQNAEVISAIGAAMGMIRDTVERSIINPTESDIIRIRQQAYESVIAMGASPESVEVQIEIDNANKKVIAVATGSSEMGTERKGGALPENDLLATAAEALKVKPDQLKLYGRTNLLAVVGFERIKKHFFGLVAETIRPALIITSDGVVRRKFDNVVLRKSTVDGVKGVVSELIAELRSYGDGGELMPDVFVVVSGKIVDMSGLLELGQILSLVEYDLKGIEPQEPAIVLAVRKK; via the coding sequence ATGAGAAAAATAAAGATAGGAATTGATGTTGGAGGCACCTTTACGCATGCCGTGGCCGTGGATGTGCAGTCGTTCAGTGTGATAGGCAAGGCGTGTGTGCCCACCACCCACGATGCCCGGCAGGGGGTGGCCGAGGGTGTGGTAGCCAGTATGAAGAAACTCATCGAAAAGACCGGTATTCTGCCTGAAGAAATTGTGCTCATCGCCCACAGTACCACCCAGGCCACCAATGCCTTGCTCGAGGGCGATGTGGCGCCTGTGGGTGTGCTGGCTTTTGGCAAGGGTCTGGAGGGCAGGTTGGCACGCCGGCAGGCCCTGCTCGACGATATTGAACTGGCGCCCGGGAAAATACTGCCCGTGTCATTCTCTTTTTTCGATACCAACAGCGACGTCAGCGAACGCCAGGTTGAAGTTGCCATTCAAAAAATGCAGGCCGAAGGCGCCAAAGTATTTGTGGCAAGCGAGGCCTTTGGTCCGGACGACAACCACCACGAAAAGATGGTGCTGGAGGTGGCCGCGCGCCTTGGGGTGATGGCTACTGCAGCTTGCGACCTCAGCCAGCTCTACGGCATGAGGGTGCGCACCCGTACGGCTATTGTAAACGCCAGCATGATGCCCAAAATGATTGAAACGGCCAACATGACCGAGCAGGCAGTGCGCGAAAGCGGCATCAGTGCACCCCTGATGGTGATGCGTTCCGATGGTGGCATCATGGACGTGAACGAAATGCGCAAACGTCCCATCCTGACCATGCTCTCCGGACCGGCTGCCGGGGTGGCTGCCGCACTCATGTATGCCCGGATTTCCGATGGCATCTTCGTGGAGGTGGGGGGTACCTCGAGCGACATCTCGGTCATCAAAAACGGCATGCCGCAGGTGAAAACTGCCCAGATCGGCAACAACAGGCTGAGCGTCAAGACTATTGATGTGCGTACCATTGGCGTGGCCGGAGGTTCGGTGCCCAGGCTCCATAAAAACAAAGTGCACGACGTAGGTCCGCGAAGCGCCCACATCGCCAACCTCTCTTATTCGGCCTATGCCACCAACGACGATTTTACCGACATCGAACTCGAAACCATCTGCCCAAAAAAAGGCGATCCCTCCGACTACCTTAAGATCAAACGAAGCGATGGCAGCTACACCATTACGCCTACGGCTGCATCCTATTACCTGGGACTGGTGAAAGCAGTAGGCCATGGCGAAGCCAACCTAAAGGCAGTGAAAAGCGCCGTGGAAAATGTGGCCAAACACATGGACAGCGACCCTGTGGAACTGGCAGAAAGCATACTCGATATCACCTCGCGCAAGGTGGAGAAAGTAGTCAAAGGCCTCATACGGGAATACAAACTCGATCCCGATTTTGTGGTTATCTATGGTGGAGGCGGAGGCGCCAGCGCCATTGTGCCACATGCCGCCAAACATATGAAAATGAAACACGAGATAGCCCAAAATGCAGAGGTGATCTCTGCCATTGGCGCTGCCATGGGCATGATACGCGACACCGTCGAACGAAGCATCATCAACCCCACCGAAAGCGACATCATCCGCATCCGTCAGCAAGCCTACGAGTCGGTCATAGCCATGGGCGCCAGCCCCGAGTCGGTCGAAGTACAGATAGAGATCGACAATGCCAATAAAAAAGTCATTGCTGTGGCCACAGGCTCCAGCGAAATGGGCACCGAGCGCAAAGGCGGGGCTTTGCCGGAAAACGATCTGCTGGCCACAGCAGCCGAAGCCCTGAAAGTAAAACCCGATCAGCTGAAGCTGTACGGTCGCACCAACCTGCTGGCTGTGGTGGGCTTCGAGCGCATCAAAAAACATTTCTTTGGTTTGGTGGCCGAGACCATCCGCCCGGCGCTCATCATCACCAGCGACGGGGTCGTGCGCCGGAAATTCGACAATGTAGTGCTCCGCAAAAGCACCGTGGATGGCGTGAAAGGCGTGGTGTCGGAATTGATAGCCGAACTGCGCTCCTATGGCGATGGTGGCGAGCTCATGCCCGATGTGTTTGTGGTGGTTTCGGGAAAAATTGTGGATATGTCGGGCCTGCTCGAGCTGGGCCAGATCCTCTCGCTGGTCGAATACGACCTCAAAGGCATTGAACCTCAGGAACCTGCCATTGTGCTGGCAGTGCGTAAAAAATAG
- a CDS encoding citrate transporter: MEIVQGIALLVVFLFITGMMSKRIWPALLAMPVLAILIALVAGLSADDIFTYVIGEGSFRLTEPIIISMFGGVLSIMMQKTGIAEGFIKKGAELSGDNPLVIALVMFLFIILLFTTLGGLGAMIMVGAIVLPILTSVGIGRLTAGVIMLMGVNIGGMFNVGNWSLYMNSLGLTQWEVVRFILSLFGVVFGGSLVYIVVQLYRDGFSLTAGNIARNLGMMAISAAGIGVIIWGIQKLNTMPGFQPIIHTAGQVFYYAFLAIIVLLYANAIYRAFLHRSSARAAIHWTAIFTPVIPLVLILFFHVNFLAAFILAIVYAYLITYKRDHKTVLIKSLIEGSSIVMPAVILMFGIGWLLVAVLGPKEVSPEYLMAHYGTPEWPVRTLMIPLVKTIIPSNGLMYVITFTLLAPLALYRGPLNVWGMGFGIASVMMAAGMPSGAILGMLWSVGQLQGISDPTNIQNVWIANEMKVDVQKILYNTLPFAWVFAFLGLIIAAVMYF; this comes from the coding sequence ATGGAAATCGTGCAAGGCATAGCGCTGCTGGTAGTTTTTCTGTTCATCACAGGCATGATGTCCAAGCGCATCTGGCCGGCCCTGCTGGCCATGCCGGTGCTGGCCATCCTAATTGCCCTGGTTGCCGGACTATCGGCCGACGATATTTTCACCTATGTGATCGGTGAGGGCTCGTTTCGTCTAACCGAACCCATCATCATCTCCATGTTCGGGGGCGTACTCAGCATCATGATGCAAAAAACCGGCATAGCCGAAGGCTTCATCAAAAAAGGCGCGGAGCTCTCGGGCGACAATCCGTTGGTCATAGCCCTGGTGATGTTTTTGTTTATCATCCTGCTGTTCACCACCTTAGGTGGACTGGGTGCCATGATCATGGTGGGTGCCATTGTGCTGCCCATTCTCACCTCGGTAGGCATTGGCCGGCTCACCGCAGGCGTCATCATGCTCATGGGCGTCAACATTGGGGGCATGTTCAATGTGGGCAACTGGTCGCTTTACATGAACTCGCTGGGCCTCACCCAGTGGGAAGTGGTAAGGTTTATCCTTTCGCTTTTTGGAGTAGTGTTTGGCGGGTCACTGGTTTATATCGTGGTTCAGCTTTATCGCGACGGATTTTCGCTCACCGCCGGTAACATTGCACGTAATCTGGGCATGATGGCCATTTCTGCGGCTGGCATCGGAGTGATAATCTGGGGCATCCAGAAGCTCAACACCATGCCCGGCTTCCAACCCATCATCCATACTGCAGGCCAGGTGTTTTATTATGCTTTTCTGGCCATCATTGTCCTGCTTTATGCCAATGCCATATACAGGGCCTTTTTGCATCGCAGCAGTGCCCGGGCAGCCATTCACTGGACGGCCATTTTCACGCCTGTGATTCCGCTGGTACTCATCCTGTTTTTCCACGTCAATTTTCTGGCTGCATTCATTCTGGCTATCGTGTATGCCTATCTGATCACCTACAAGCGCGATCACAAAACCGTGCTCATCAAATCGCTCATCGAAGGTTCGTCCATAGTGATGCCGGCAGTGATTCTGATGTTTGGCATCGGATGGTTGCTGGTGGCTGTGCTTGGTCCTAAAGAAGTTTCTCCCGAGTACCTTATGGCACACTATGGTACCCCGGAATGGCCGGTGCGCACCCTGATGATTCCGCTGGTCAAAACCATCATCCCTTCCAATGGCCTGATGTACGTGATTACTTTTACCCTGCTTGCACCGCTGGCGCTTTACCGGGGGCCACTCAATGTGTGGGGCATGGGATTTGGCATCGCCTCGGTGATGATGGCTGCCGGTATGCCTTCGGGCGCCATCCTGGGCATGCTGTGGTCGGTGGGACAGTTGCAGGGCATCAGCGACCCGACCAACATACAAAACGTGTGGATTGCCAACGAAATGAAGGTGGACGTGCAAAAGATACTTTACAACACCCTCCCTTTTGCCTGGGTTTTTGCCTTTTTGGGTTTGATCATTGCTGCAGTAATGTATTTCTGA